The following nucleotide sequence is from Novipirellula galeiformis.
TGTAGCAGCCGGACCGCGACAATCCCCAGCGAGATGATTCCGCCGGCGACGTGAAGTGCGTGCAAAAACGCCAGCACGATCACCATGCCGACGAGTCCTTTGCCGTTTCCTTGTTGCACGACGGGGCCCGAAAGCATGGTGTACATCGAATGAATTTGGAACCCCGTGAACAGGATCGCCAAGACCGCACTGAGCCCCATCAAGCCGGAGGTCAACAAGCGTTTTTCGCGACGAATCGAAGCGGTGGCAAGATGCAGCAACCCGCTGATCCCGAGCAAGCACACCGTGCTGGCCAGAAAGGTCATCGGAATCGGGACATTGGACAACGGATCATCGCGCCGCGAGTACGCGTAGAATCCATACAGGATGATGCTGGTGATAAAAAAGACGAGCAACGAGCCAATGAACAACCATCCTCCCTGTTGGTAACGACGGTCCGTTGGCAAACGGTCGGTAGGATGGGGGATCGCGGTGTTGGGCATCGAAAATTCTAGAACAAACCTAAACGGGGGACAGGTCGCACATTCTAGTGAACTTTCACCAACTTGATTAGGGGCGCAGAAATGTCGCATCTTCCCCTAGCACGCACCTTAAAATCACGGAACGTGTCCGCCAATTCCCGTGAAAAAATGCGACGACGATCCCCCGCACCGCGACACCGCCATCGGGGC
It contains:
- a CDS encoding cytochrome c oxidase subunit 3 → MPNTAIPHPTDRLPTDRRYQQGGWLFIGSLLVFFITSIILYGFYAYSRRDDPLSNVPIPMTFLASTVCLLGISGLLHLATASIRREKRLLTSGLMGLSAVLAILFTGFQIHSMYTMLSGPVVQQGNGKGLVGMVIVLAFLHALHVAGGIISLGIVAVRLLQGRYDHERHWPVDFAALYWHFLDIVWLCMLAVFWTTTGGFK